The sequence tttttttttgctataatataattttattttctagggaTGAAGCCACAAAAAGTCAACGAAACAATGATGATTGTAATCAGTATTTTTCTAAGGGAAATGAAATTGACAACCGAGTACCTGGGTGAGGCGTTAGCCAGGTTGTGTCAGGCTGGGTTCACTACgccacggtgccccggtagaccgttattataaaataaaaatgtccatcaaaaccaagtacagggctcgatttctgtggtaattctgcacctctggaccaatttttaaaaaaatccctaggaggaatctcgagaaatcttgatttgaagtttttagttaataaatttcaaaagaatccatataagaatccaaaaatatcacccagaaccctgattaatccacctagatagaTGTCCTTTGATTCTTCTTGAACCTGCCAGTCGGAAGAGACCGCCAACTTtatagggttgctgtccggcattcttgaaatatgccctgcccacCGTATCCTTctagctttagctaccttctgggtactgggttcaccgtagagctgggcgagctcttgtttcatccttcgccaccacacactattctcttgcacaacgccaaagatggccctaagcacgtgttgccgttattagaactataaatatttacaactgacttatcttacctaactgacttaagtatgtttttgtatggctaacttgctcgagtttagtataagtgttgctttcaatgtttaatgaaatgaaaggtaaaaattaattttaatttagtgtttatgtttataatggagagaagtaagactagagttcgtgtagaataatagtagttagaagctgttatactcgatcacagcacttattaaccgatctttgctgccaaatctcgtcaaagttctaatcaacggactagaaaaagcatgtttgatatgtacGCCACAACCTATTCCGGTACCTCTACAGAACTCTGaaacatgataattcaagatatggtacttTGACGTGAATGGAAGTTGCGGCTTTTTCCAGTTGTTAGCAAAGCCATCAATTGCTTCTTCAAATCCATGCTCGAGTTTCAAAGAGCTGTATCTTgcgtacacttttttgaaatcattcagaacctgctgattgaaatattaattagaaaattgttaatgtaTAAGCAGTTTCAGTAATGACGTAATCCCAAAGATCAGGATTCTGTGAACTCTATGCAATTTATTGATGCCTCATCTGTACATGGTTCACCtataaatttactcaacatggcgCTTCTCGAGCAACTTTGAAATCGTATTAATTCCGAGCTAGATGTGTAATAACGGTGATAATTAaaggttcattttgtttctttattgaagtgtttttaaaagttcaaaaattgaatatttcttcgtcgtaaccgaaaacccaaaagaatatgcacaaagcttgtaaaattgttttctttctcttgtgcatttttcctgatgttttccttggttctcgagatctcattctatatgccgagctcactcttgaaaatcgtagcttttccttaccgccatctttggagtcattaccagtccgatgatccttttgcggggaaatctcagaatatgataaagctccgtcaattcaattgttacagcatttgacgaagatctaacctgttatataatgctaaacaactacactactttaaacaaatctttaagctgttggttttttcatcatttttttccatactccaatctttacttctgatgctcgaatacatttgtgaatacaataaaaaaatacaaactttaatctgaattgcattcaacaaagaatctgcagccTGCACGTGAATTCATGAATGGTTCTGGACGAGAGGTAGCATTCTTGAAGATATGCGGCTTCAGtccatacaaaaaacataccatttcagtttggtgagcttaaccagttgtaaatatttattattgtaataatagcaaaaaatgcaaaccagttgaaaacaatttggtcaACTTCTTGAAAGGCTTTGTaggtattttggggatattgttgaattaaaatatagattcttttgaaatttcttagataaaacttcaaatcaagatttctcgagattcctcctagggatttttttaaaaattggtccagaggtgcagaattaccacaggaaacgagccctgtacttggttttgatggacatttttattttataataacggtctaccggggcaccgtgtaCGCTGGACGCATTCAAATAAACTTCGTTTGCCCTATCCAGATGCCTCCAGCCCCCCAGTCAAGAAATACTTTAAGGGGACTGTTAAGcattgcacaatggtcccagagtcgaatctagcaagacaaaaatgtttgcgccaaaactatttgTTCAGTCCGTAACCCAGCGAACTGAAGAAACAAGCCACGCCTCCCTGTGCAACCATCGCCATCGTCTGCGCTCAACGCAGAACAATTTTGAATAAAACCATGGTGCCACCTAGCACCATTGATCAGTTTTTTCGCAACGACCAACAACagcagaaggagaagaagatcgAGAAACAGCCCAGCCGAGACCAGCCGCAGCAGAGTCGAACCGACACCGGCAACAGCGTCAGAGCCTAGCCGAAGCCGGCCGGCATCAGCGTGGAGCCGCAGCAGGCTGAAGAAATGTGTATTtttaaataagaagaagaagagtaaaAGAATGTTCTAGAAAAGTCTCGTGTGTGTGTTTTGGATTCTTGCCAGGAGCTCCCTCGGTCCGCCAGCTGCAGCTAAAGAGTTAATTttcggcccttatcagggccaagaaGAGTTAATGGTAATTTTCGAGGCAATTGTTTGGCATTCGTCGCTGGTCCGCCGGTCGCTGCATTAAGGCAGTTCCCATCCCGCTGGTTCCAATGGGGAACCAACACTCGTCGGCGGATACGCTGCATGAAGGCAGCTATGGATTCGCGCTCCACCCCGGAGCACCCAACAGCAATTACAGTCCACTGCAATATTAAGCTACATGttttggtccttcgagccggatgGCCATCGCTTGGAATTGGTGCACATTCGTCGCTTGGTGAAGCAAACGCAGCTGGATTGATCGGTGGAGTGACTGGCTTGGAGACAAAACACACACGgttgaaaaagtggaaaaagaagcaaaaagtgaatgAACAATTGGACTAATGGACAATCAATTAAGTGATTAAGTGCTAAAAGACATTGAACTGAAGTGATTTAAGTGAAGTGGAAATCATGCCGACGAAGAGAACACCTATGAAGTCTCAGGCAAATGATGCAACCGGTGCTTCCGCCGGTGGTGGCAACAACGAGGATGGAGTGGAAGAATGGGACACGCTCGTTCACATGCGTGGCTTAGCTAAAGGAAAGCTCACGCGTGTGAAAAATATCATGGACCAACTCGCGCAAGAGGAAATCACGCAGCCGCTGATTAAGGTGCATCAGAAGAAGGTGGAAGCAGCCTACAAGGAGTTTGCCGATTATCATGAACGCATCATGGCGATCACCCCACCAAGTAAGAGGAAGGAACAAGACTGTAAGTACCTCGAATTTGAAACCTTGCACGACAATATTTGCCTCACTCTCGAAACATGGATCGAGAGTCTCAACGAAATACCCGTGAATGCTCAACCAATCCGGAATCAGCAACCGCTGGTTTTGCAACAGTCGCTTCCTCGTGCCATTCCGCATTTTGATGGCAAATACGAGCAGTGGGAAAAGTTTAAAGTCATGTTCAGGGACGTGGTGGACAGATCAAACGACGCACCACGGATTAAGCTCTACCATTTGGAAAAAGCATTGATTGGGGACGCTGCTGGCATAATTGACGCAAAAACCATCTCTGATGGCAATTATGATCATGCATGGGAAATTTTAGCAGAAAGGTTTGAAAATAAGAGGCGAATGGTTGATCATCACATCTCTGGGCTGCTGAATATGAGAAAATTGTCGCAAGAAAGCCACTCTGAGTTGAGAGAGTTGGTTGATTCATGCGTAGGCCATgtcgaaaatttgaaatttttgggtcAGGAATTTACTGGGGTATCAGAAACATTCGTCACACATCTCCTTGCAAATGCGCTAGATGACGAAACTAAGAAGCTATGGGAAACGTCTGTCATACATGGGGAATTACCAGATTATGAGGATACTGTCAAATTTCTAAAAGGTCGCATTTCCGTTCTCGAACGATGTCAGAAGTCCATAAATGATAGCAAGGTCAAGCAATCCACGCGTGTTCAAACCAAAGCAGGTCAAGGGTCCGGCAAGCCGTCGTCGAATGTGAAAGTAAATACCGTGTCGTCGTCTAACAGTTGCGAGTTTTGTGCTGGTGAACATTTGGCGTTCAAGTGCTCGGTGTTCAATGGAATGTCGGTGGATGAACGATTGAGGCTAGTGCGTGAAAAACAAGTGTGCTTCAACTGTTTGAGACGTGGTCATCGTAGTACGGATTGTAGGTCCAACAAGTCGTGCTCAAAGTGCAAAAGGAAACACCATACGCTACTACATGCTGAAGGTGGTTCAATTCAGAGTTCCGGTTCGAGTAATTCCAGATCAGCAGAGCAGCAACAAGTATCAAAAGCAGCGGTTCAATCAGCTATTGGAAACCCTACTGATGGCATCATCCCTACTACCGTAATATTTAACGTGGTGGAGAAGCCAATTGCACAAGTGCTATTACTAACTGCAATGCTCAACATCTTGGATAAGAATGAGAAACCGCAGGTATGTCGAGGACTCTTGTAAAGTGGATCACAAGTCAACTTTACTTCGGAAGCGATGCTGGGGAAGTTACAAGTGGATCGAGAAGAAATCAACATTCCTATTACCGGAGTAAACAGTGTGCGATCAAGTGTCCGTCAGAAAGCGAAGGTTGATGTCCTCTCGAAGCAtaacaatttcaaaatcgaGTTAGATTGTTTGGTCTCACCGAAGATAACAGGAAACTTGCCTACTTTCGAGGTGGATATGACTTCGTGGAATATTCCAAGCGGAATTCAGCTAGCGGATCCGGTGTTCTTTCGTCCGGGACAAGTGGACTTGTTGATCGGAATGGAATGGTACGACGACGTAATCAAGCCTGGTCGACTGAAGCTGTCCGAAGAACTTCCTACGCTCCAGGACTCGCAATTTGGGTGGTTGGTAGGTGGAAGATATTCTAGTGCTTTTAGTGGAATAAGTGTGAACTCTTGTGTAGCGACACCATTTGGTGATCCGCTAAGTGAACTAATGCAGAAGTTTTGGGACATTGAAAGTGTATCCAGTGAAAATTGTCCGTTGTCGGAAGCCGAACAGTGTGAGAAACATTTCCAGTCTACGTTTCGTCGACGTGATGATGGCCGATACGTAGTGCAGCTTCCACTAAGGGATTCAGTAAGTCAGCTTGGAGATTCTAGATCGATGGCACTCCGGAGATTCTACGCTTTGGAAGCAAAATTGCAGAAGAACCCGGAGATAAAGAAGCAATACGATGATTTCCTGGATGAGTATGAGCAGCTTGGACATTGTGTGGAAGTCCGTGAAGTGGATGATCCCATCGGTTTGCAGAAATGGTATCTGCCGCACCATGCAGTGCTAAGGCCATCGAATTCAACTACCAAGTGTCGCGTAGTATTCGATGGATCAGCGAAGATAGGTGGAATGTCCTTGAATGATGCGATGATGGTCGGTCCTACAATCCAACCCGATTTGCTGACGATTATTTTGAAGTTTCGCGTATTTCGGTACGTGTTAAGCGCTGATATAGCTAAAATGTATCGGCAAGTGCAGAAAGCAAAATGCCacactccgttacaacgcatcTTCTACCGGAAAAATCCTAGTGATCCACTTAGAGTGTTGGAATTACAAACTGTGACCTACGGCACAGCTTCCGCCCCATTTCTGGCTATTCGAGCATTATACCAACTAGCAATAGATGAGGAGGAGTCACATCCTGGGGCGGCAATGTTAGTGAAGAAGATGTTCTACGTCGATAATGTATTATTCGGCGGCGACGACTTGGAAGAAGTTCGAAGACTTCAAGGAGAATTGGTTTCCTTGTTGCAGTGTGGAGGTTTCCATCTACACAAATGGGCAGCGAACGATGAGAGACTCCTGGAAAGTGTATCTGATGTTGATCGAGATAAGTTGGTGAAGATTGAAGACTCTAGCGCAAATGAAGTTATCAAAACCCTTGGATTAATGTGGGACCCGATCGGAGATGATTTTCTATTTCGTGCACAAGCTGACTGTAAAATTCCAACCCCAACAAAGCGGCAAGTATTGTCAGTAATTGCCAGGCTTTTTGATCCTCTGGGACTGTTGTCACCGGTCATCGTTTTGGCGAAGACACTAATGCAAAAACTCTGGAAAAGCAAAATGGATTGGGACGATCAACTAGATGGAGAGTTACTGAAGGATTGGACAAATTTCTTGGATGCACTACCACttgcagaagacttccgggttACACGACGTGTTGTTACGAATGATGCAGTCAGGCTCGAAATCCATGGATTCTCAGACGCTTCAAACATGGCCTACGGTGCGTGCGTATACCTTCGATCAGTATTCGATGATGGCACCGCTAGTGCGAAGTTGATTACTAGCAAATCAAAGGTCTGTCCAATCACTCCATTGTCTATTCCAAGGAAGGAGCTAATGGCAGCTCTGCTTCTGAATCGCCTGGTGAAGAAAGTGATCAACGCAATGGAATTGGAAAACGTCCCAGTTATTCTCTGGTCGGACAGCCAAGTAGTTTTAACATGGCTGAACAAACCTGTAGACCGCCTTCAGATATTCGTGAGAAATCGTGTCGCAGAGATAATCCAGGAAACCAAGAATGTGTGGAAATACGTCAGGTCCGCAGACAACCCGGCTGATATTGTGTCTCGCGGAATGTCAGCTAAAATGCTTTCGAAAAATGATTTATGGTGGAATGGACCGTATTTTCTACGCATCGCAACCTATGAAGAAGTGACCCCTGCAGTACTGAAAgatgaagaaattccagaattGAAGTCAGCAATATCTACCAATATCGCAACAGTGTATGAAGAGCTTCCAATattaacgaaatttgaatctttTCGAAAAACGCAACGTATTATCGCCTTTGTTCTCCGGTTCATATCCAACTGTCGTTTGAAGAAAGGTACACGAAGAGCTACATCAACACCAACGATTCCGGAGCTACAAAACGCAACTAAGTGCATCATCCGTGCGATCCAACGAAGTGAACTACAAGATGAAATCGATCGCCTACAATCTGGAGAGCCATGTAAGCGAATTGGCAACCTAAATCCCTTCTTGGATGACGGATTATTAAGAGTTGGAGGTAGAATTCGTCACTGCAACCTACCTTACGATGTGAAGCACCAATGGATTGTTCCTGCTAAACACCCTGTGACAAGAAATCTCATCGTCGCTATTCATAGGGAAAATCTTCATGCTGGTCCAAATAGCATACTCGCAGCTCTAAGAGAACGGTATTGGATCCTGAATGGTAGATCGACGGTAAGGAAGGTTACGAGAAGTTGTATCACCTGCTTCAAATCAAACCCGAAGTTGGCTGAGCAATTTATGGGAGACTTGCCCTCCTATCGAGTCACCGAAGCACCTACATTCCTAAGAGTTGGAGTGGATTTTGCCGGACCCATCTACATCAAACAAACCGCTAGGAAAGCCGCACCAACGAAAGGATACATCTgtgtatttgtctgtatggtATCTAAGGCAATGCACTTGGAAGTAGTCGAGAACCTCTCGACTGAAGCATTTTTGGCGGCACTACAAAGATTTGTTTCCAGaagaggagttcctgaagaggTATACAGTGACAATGGAACCAATTTCATGGGAGCGAGATCGGAACTGCGTGAGCTGTACGAGCTCTTCAAGGCTGACCTCACCAGTGAAAGGCTATCGCAGTTTTGTCAAATCAAGGAGATCAAGCAAACAACAATTCCACCAAGCGTAGCTCATTTCGGAGGGTTATGGGAGGCGGGAGTTAAAAGTGTCAAATCGGTTATGAAGAAAGTATATAAATCCGCCTCTCTGACAATTATGGAATTTGCGACCTTGCTTTGCCAAATTGAGGCCATACTAAACTCGAGACCTCTTTTTGCTCATTCCTCTGACCCCAATGACCCTAATGTTTTGACCCCTGGCCATTTGATGATCAATCGACCTTTAACTGCTATCCCTGAGCCCTGTCTCGATGACATTCCCATCAATCGATTATCAAAATGGCAACATATTCAATTACTTCGACAGCATTTTTGGAACCGCTGGTCGAAAGAATATTTGGTAGAGCTTCAAACTCGTTCGAAATGGACGAGAAAACATGCAAATGTCGTTCCCAACACCGTCGTGCTTTTGAAGGAAGATAACATGCCACCGCAGCAATGGAGACTAGGTAGAATAATCAAAAGCTACCCTGGTCCCGATAATCTGACTCGCGTCGTAGATGTCCGTGTGGGGAACAGCATCTTCAAGCGGCCGATCCATAAATTGGCCCCACTACCCATTCTAGAGGAAAGTGCTGCAACTACAACATCACTTCTTTCTCGGTGGGAGCATGTTCAGTCCGTAACCCAGCGAACTGAAGAAACAAGCCACGCCTCCTTGCGCAACCATCGCCATCGTCTGCGCTCAACGCAGAACAGTTTTTGAATAAAACCATGGTGCCACCTAGCACCATTGATCAGTTTTTTCGCAACGACCAACAGCagcagaaggagaagaagatcgAGAAACAGCCCAGCCGAGACCAGCCGCAGCAGAGTCGAACCGACACCGGCAACAGCATCAGAGCCTAGCCGAAGCCGGCCGGCATCGGCGTGGAGCCGCAGCAGGCTGAagaaatgtgtatttttcaacaagaagaagaagagtaaaTAATGTTCTAGAAAAGTCTCGTGTGTGTGTTTTGGATTCTTGCCAGGAGCTCCCTCGGTCCGCCAGCTGCAGCTAAAGAGTTAATTttcggcccttatcagggccaagaaGAGTTAATGGTAATTTTCGAGGCAATTGTTTGGCATTCGTCGCTGGTCCGCCGGTCGCTGCATTAAGGCAGTTCCCATCCCGCTGGTTCCAATGGGGAACCAGCACTCGTCGGCGGATACGCTGCATGAAGGCAGCTATGGATTCGCGCTCCACCCCGGAGCACCCAACAGCAATTACAGTCCACTGCAATATTAAGCTAcactattagttttagatatatagtgtctttgagaaaaaaatttcatatttttttacgatttttttccatgtagtgaaattagggtggtacctatatttcagaagttcataatatcaactttttaatttttcggtaaagacttgtgcaatgttccacaaagttgtagagcaatagggcactgcacggaaagatctctttctctttcgttcttcataaattttgacgtttactggcc comes from Armigeres subalbatus isolate Guangzhou_Male chromosome 2, GZ_Asu_2, whole genome shotgun sequence and encodes:
- the LOC134209751 gene encoding uncharacterized protein LOC134209751, with amino-acid sequence MPTKRTPMKSQANDATGASAGGGNNEDGVEEWDTLVHMRGLAKGKLTRVKNIMDQLAQEEITQPLIKVHQKKVEAAYKEFADYHERIMAITPPSKRKEQDCKYLEFETLHDNICLTLETWIESLNEIPVNAQPIRNQQPLVLQQSLPRAIPHFDGKYEQWEKFKVMFRDVVDRSNDAPRIKLYHLEKALIGDAAGIIDAKTISDGNYDHAWEILAERFENKRRMVDHHISGLLNMRKLSQESHSELRELVDSCVGHVENLKFLGQEFTGVSETFVTHLLANALDDETKKLWETSVIHGELPDYEDTVKFLKGRISVLERCQKSINDSKVKQSTRVQTKAGQGSGKPSSNVKVNTVSSSNSCEFCAGEHLAFKCSVFNGMSVDERLRLVREKQVCFNCLRRGHRSTDCRSNKSCSKCKRKHHTLLHAEGGSIQSSGSSNSRSAEQQQVSKAAVQSAIGNPTDGIIPTTVIFNVVEKPIAQVLLLTAMLNILDKNEKPQVCRGLL
- the LOC134209752 gene encoding uncharacterized protein LOC134209752; protein product: MLGKLQVDREEINIPITGVNSVRSSVRQKAKVDVLSKHNNFKIELDCLVSPKITGNLPTFEVDMTSWNIPSGIQLADPVFFRPGQVDLLIGMEWYDDVIKPGRLKLSEELPTLQDSQFGWLVGGRYSSAFSGISVNSCVATPFGDPLSELMQKFWDIESVSSENCPLSEAEQCEKHFQSTFRRRDDGRYVVQLPLRDSVSQLGDSRSMALRRFYALEAKLQKNPEIKKQYDDFLDEYEQLGHCVEVREVDDPIGLQKWYLPHHAVLRPSNSTTKCRVVFDGSAKIGGMSLNDAMMVGPTIQPDLLTIILKFRVFRYVLSADIAKMYRQVQKAKCHTPLQRIFYRKNPSDPLRVLELQTVTYGTASAPFLAIRALYQLAIDEEESHPGAAMLVKKMFYVDNVLFGGDDLEEVRRLQGELVSLLQCGGFHLHKWAANDERLLESVSDVDRDKLVKIEDSSANEVIKTLGLMWDPIGDDFLFRAQADCKIPTPTKRQVLSVIARLFDPLGLLSPVIVLAKTLMQKLWKSKMDWDDQLDGELLKDWTNFLDALPLAEDFRVTRRVVTNDAVRLEIHGFSDASNMAYGACVYLRSVFDDGTASAKLITSKSKVCPITPLSIPRKELMAALLLNRLVKKVINAMELENVPVILWSDSQVVLTWLNKPVDRLQIFVRNRVAEIIQETKNVWKYVRSADNPADIVSRGMSAKMLSKNDLWWNGPYFLRIATYEEVTPAVLKDEEIPELKSAISTNIATVYEELPILTKFESFRKTQRIIAFVLRFISNCRLKKGTRRATSTPTIPELQNATKCIIRAIQRSELQDEIDRLQSGEPCKRIGNLNPFLDDGLLRVGGRIRHCNLPYDVKHQWIVPAKHPVTRNLIVAIHRENLHAGPNSILAALRERYWILNGRSTVRKVTRSCITCFKSNPKLAEQFMGDLPSYRVTEAPTFLRVGVDFAGPIYIKQTARKAAPTKGYICVFVCMVSKAMHLEVVENLSTEAFLAALQRFVSRRGVPEEVYSDNGTNFMGARSELRELYELFKADLTSERLSQFCQIKEIKQTTIPPSVAHFGGLWEAGVKSVKSVMKKEDNMPPQQWRLGRIIKSYPGPDNLTRVVDVRVGNSIFKRPIHKLAPLPILEESAATTTSLLSRTIDQFFRNDQQQQKEKKIEKQPSRDQPQQSRTDTGNSIRA